A genomic segment from Candidatus Methylomirabilota bacterium encodes:
- a CDS encoding DUF2877 domain-containing protein produces the protein MDRKPGRRYAATLLGRAARRALATPSGWDVVAVFRRSLYCGSPDGSLICLGPASIGAGPLNVICDLPKGAGWEADVLEPGAAAEWDGTTFRVDGCFAFELAGAREWRPVPVPGDWAPDVVAASVRAVAAETAACAPADGLARVISTLAPAGAAPPDAARSPLDQLAGPAVTALAGWLRSVRDQAGPPTPGPPSELESLIGLGPGLTPSGDDLLGGAMIALRAFGRPDAAERLADRLLPRARSRTHRISLAHLASAADGEGMAALHALLAALCEPDLPQLHACLDALAAVGHTSGWDALAGASVVAAVMSSPRPGRESRWS, from the coding sequence ATGGATCGGAAGCCGGGCCGCCGGTATGCCGCCACGCTGCTCGGCCGGGCGGCCCGGCGGGCGCTGGCCACGCCCTCCGGATGGGATGTGGTCGCGGTGTTTCGCCGGAGCCTGTACTGCGGCAGCCCCGACGGGTCGCTGATCTGCCTCGGCCCGGCCTCCATCGGGGCGGGGCCGCTCAACGTCATCTGTGACCTCCCCAAGGGGGCCGGCTGGGAGGCCGACGTCCTGGAACCCGGAGCGGCGGCGGAGTGGGATGGGACGACCTTTCGGGTCGATGGGTGCTTCGCCTTCGAGCTGGCCGGCGCGCGCGAGTGGCGTCCGGTCCCGGTGCCCGGCGACTGGGCTCCGGACGTGGTCGCCGCGTCGGTACGGGCAGTGGCGGCCGAGACGGCGGCCTGCGCTCCGGCCGACGGCCTGGCTCGGGTCATCTCGACGCTGGCCCCGGCGGGGGCGGCGCCCCCGGATGCCGCGCGGAGCCCCCTCGACCAGCTGGCGGGTCCGGCGGTGACGGCGCTGGCCGGATGGCTCCGATCGGTCCGAGACCAGGCCGGGCCGCCCACTCCCGGGCCGCCCTCCGAGCTGGAGTCCTTGATCGGGCTGGGGCCGGGCCTGACGCCGTCGGGCGACGACCTCCTCGGCGGCGCGATGATCGCGCTTCGGGCCTTCGGGCGGCCGGACGCGGCCGAGCGACTCGCCGATCGGCTGCTGCCGCGGGCGCGAAGCCGGACGCATCGCATCAGCCTCGCGCATCTCGCCAGCGCCGCCGATGGCGAAGGCATGGCCGCGCTGCACGCCCTGCTGGCGGCGCTGTGTGAGCCGGACCTCCCGCAGCTCCATGCGTGTCTGGATGCTCTGGCGGCGGTCGGGCACACGTCGGGCTGGGACGCGCTGGCCGGGGCCTCGGTCGTCGCCGCGGTCATGTCGAGCCCGAGGCCCGGGAGGGAGTCGCGATGGAGCTGA